TCAAGATTTAAGAGACTTGCGATAACATGTTCAAGATCGGTATTGTCGGCACGGGGGCGATTGGCAAAGAGATCGCCCGTGCCATCGATGACGGAACGGTGCCGGCGGAGCTGGTGGCCATCTGGGACCGGCAGGTGGGCGAGGCCGAGGAGTTCGCCGCCTCCCTGAAGCAAAAGCCGAAGGTGCTGCCGCTCAAAGAGCTTGTCAAAGAGTGCTATATAGTCGTTGAGGCTGCATCGCAGGCCGCCGTCCGCGAAGTCGCCGTAGCCGCGCTGACGAACTCAAAGAACGTCATGATCATGAGCGTGGGCGCCTTGTCCGATAAAAAACTTTTAGATGAGATCGAGAAGCTTGCCCGGGAGCATCACTGCCACATTTATGTCCCATCGGGCGCTATCGGCGGGCTGGATGCGGTCAAGTCCGCCTCTATCAAGCACATCGACTGCGTGACGATCACGACGCGCAAGCCCGCAAAAGGGCTGAAGGGCGCGCCCTTCGTTGTCAGGAATAACCTCGATCTGGATAAATTCACTAAGCCGACAGAGATTTTTTCCGGCCCCGCCGCCGTCGCCAT
Above is a window of Methanocella sp. DNA encoding:
- a CDS encoding aspartate dehydrogenase, with amino-acid sequence MFKIGIVGTGAIGKEIARAIDDGTVPAELVAIWDRQVGEAEEFAASLKQKPKVLPLKELVKECYIVVEAASQAAVREVAVAALTNSKNVMIMSVGALSDKKLLDEIEKLAREHHCHIYVPSGAIGGLDAVKSASIKHIDCVTITTRKPAKGLKGAPFVVRNNLDLDKFTKPTEIFSGPAAVAIKEFPANVNVAASLSLVGVGFERTIVKVVVDPTISRNIHEIHVRGDFGDFHAKIENVPSDTNPKTSFLAALSAIATLKQVCEPLKIGT